The Myxococcaceae bacterium genome includes a region encoding these proteins:
- a CDS encoding GNAT family N-acetyltransferase, whose translation MIRKLALEDLGWIAQLDSLCFEKPWSKSAIQEELLHADAHCYGIPEAAVLLTRQLADERWVFRIMTAPHVRRKGYAKQLIKALEGLDLWLEVSELNLQAIAFYENLGFEKICKRLNYYPESAWVMRRCSPKENGVSAC comes from the coding sequence GTGATTCGAAAGCTGGCCTTAGAAGATCTGGGCTGGATTGCCCAGCTTGATTCGTTGTGTTTTGAAAAACCCTGGTCCAAGTCTGCTATCCAAGAAGAGCTGCTTCACGCGGATGCGCATTGCTATGGAATTCCAGAAGCGGCTGTTTTATTAACTCGCCAGCTGGCAGATGAACGCTGGGTATTTCGCATCATGACAGCACCTCATGTGCGGAGGAAGGGTTATGCTAAGCAGCTGATCAAGGCACTTGAAGGGCTTGATTTATGGCTTGAAGTCAGTGAATTAAATCTTCAAGCAATCGCGTTCTATGAAAATTTAGGCTTTGAAAAAATCTGCAAGCGCCTGAATTATTATCCTGAAAGTGCTTGGGTGATGCGACGTTGTTCGCCCAAAGAAAATGGAGTTTCAGCATGTTAG
- a CDS encoding DNA-processing protein DprA gives MICQVLGLHHPHVLGRLLRAPSVPKCAYVRGNAELLRFLPSVAIVGTRKPSEQGLKRAFNIAAQLSQSGVLIVSGGAIGIDMAAHRGAISVEAETLAVLGEPARLEGDERPERLRKLGSLLTTVTVFAPETQIGKTLFVARNQYIAALVDAVVIVEGTLNSGTLHTARYAQKIGIPVWAIPGDPDNPLASASNSLLQNQEARALFELSALVNALGLEKKSSSKSDCLEEQHPWQALFQRHQGSLTLDILCDALHLPISQIQSDLLRLELTGRISRKGAEIVWQNHS, from the coding sequence ATGATCTGTCAAGTTCTCGGCCTTCATCATCCTCACGTACTTGGGCGTTTATTGCGAGCTCCGAGCGTGCCTAAATGCGCTTATGTTCGGGGAAATGCGGAATTGCTCCGGTTTTTGCCATCGGTAGCGATTGTAGGGACTCGAAAGCCTTCCGAGCAAGGCCTCAAACGAGCGTTTAACATAGCGGCTCAATTGTCCCAGTCAGGCGTTTTGATCGTTTCAGGAGGAGCCATTGGGATTGATATGGCTGCTCATCGGGGCGCAATCTCCGTCGAAGCAGAAACGCTTGCGGTTTTAGGAGAACCTGCGCGCTTGGAGGGCGATGAACGCCCCGAGCGACTCAGAAAATTAGGTTCCCTTTTAACGACGGTAACTGTTTTTGCTCCGGAGACTCAAATTGGAAAAACCCTTTTCGTAGCCAGAAATCAGTATATTGCAGCTTTGGTGGATGCAGTTGTGATTGTCGAAGGGACTCTAAATTCAGGAACGCTTCATACGGCTCGGTATGCTCAAAAGATCGGAATACCGGTTTGGGCCATACCGGGTGATCCGGACAATCCGCTCGCATCGGCTTCGAATAGTCTTCTTCAAAACCAGGAAGCCCGTGCACTCTTTGAGCTTTCAGCGCTTGTCAACGCTTTGGGCTTAGAAAAAAAATCGTCTTCTAAAAGCGATTGCCTTGAAGAGCAACACCCTTGGCAGGCGCTGTTTCAGCGACATCAAGGCTCATTGACGCTTGACATTCTATGCGATGCGCTTCATCTTCCGATTTCTCAAATCCAGTCCGACTTGCTTCGACTTGAGTTGACCGGTAGAATTAGCCGAAAAGGCGCAGAAATTGTATGGCAAAATCACTCGTAA
- the topA gene encoding type I DNA topoisomerase produces MAKSLVIVESPAKAKTIRKYLGHGYEVLASVGHIIDLPPNRMGVDLESGEFTPEYVPIEGKSKVIKEIQNAGKHAEAIYLAPDPDREGEAIAYHLRNLIQEKAKNTPIFRVRFHEITQKAVKEAFKHASELNSDLYDAQQARRVLDRVVGYQISPILWKKVRRGLSAGRVQSVAVRLVVDREREIIAFVSEEYWSVEASSDAGKKPLFTSKLIKTDQKKVELKEAEQAYAAKQEIEQAKALVEQVTKTRRQRRPGPPFITSKLQQDAARAFRFTSKKTMMLAQTLYEGIDLGEEGTVGLITYMRTDSTRVSEEAIAAVRGYIGSNFGTDFLPEKPNYFKTKKSAQEAHEAIRPTSMQYHPDQVKSFLKPDQFKLYQLIWERFVASQMTPAQYDQTQVDIAAGRHTLRATGSVLVFEGFLRVYREQVDEDDREAQSEQKEEKTLLPELAQGDPIDFKNVEALQHFTQPPPRFTEASLVKELEDKGIGRPSTYASILSVIQDKEYVEKKEGRFFPTELGSLVTDLLVDSFPQIMEVAFTAGMEENLDKIEEGAADWKQVLRAFYEPFKQTLLGAKESMRDVKRMEEPTDFVCSKCAEHKMVVKWGKTGSFLGCSGYPACKNTMAFSRVDGNIVPLAEEKTDLACKTCEAPLVIKRGKFGSFLGCSRYPECAFTMPMPTGVKCPKSGCHGEVAVKRSQKGKVFYGCSNYPSCDFVSWDKPVNSPCPVCNNLYLIEKTLRSGAQIKCPSCGYQKN; encoded by the coding sequence ATGGCAAAATCACTCGTAATCGTTGAATCTCCAGCAAAAGCCAAAACCATTCGAAAGTACCTCGGTCATGGGTACGAAGTCTTAGCCTCGGTGGGCCATATCATCGATTTGCCTCCTAATCGAATGGGCGTTGATTTAGAAAGCGGCGAATTTACGCCTGAGTACGTTCCGATTGAAGGCAAATCCAAGGTCATCAAAGAGATCCAAAATGCCGGAAAGCACGCGGAGGCGATCTATTTAGCTCCTGACCCGGATCGCGAGGGCGAAGCCATCGCTTATCATTTGCGCAATTTGATTCAAGAAAAAGCAAAAAACACACCGATATTCCGGGTTCGTTTTCATGAAATTACGCAAAAAGCAGTCAAAGAAGCCTTTAAGCATGCCAGTGAGTTGAATTCCGATCTTTACGATGCCCAACAGGCTCGTCGGGTTTTGGATCGGGTTGTTGGGTACCAAATTAGCCCAATTTTGTGGAAAAAAGTCCGCCGAGGTCTCAGCGCTGGCCGCGTCCAGTCTGTGGCGGTACGTTTGGTTGTGGATCGTGAACGCGAAATTATAGCGTTCGTTTCCGAAGAGTATTGGTCTGTGGAAGCATCCAGCGATGCCGGTAAAAAACCATTGTTTACTTCCAAGCTTATCAAAACAGACCAAAAGAAAGTGGAGCTGAAAGAGGCAGAGCAGGCCTATGCTGCGAAACAGGAAATAGAGCAGGCCAAAGCATTGGTTGAGCAAGTGACAAAAACCCGACGTCAACGGCGGCCGGGTCCTCCCTTTATCACGTCCAAGTTACAGCAAGATGCGGCCAGGGCTTTTCGCTTTACCAGTAAAAAAACCATGATGCTGGCTCAAACGCTCTATGAAGGGATTGATTTGGGCGAAGAAGGGACCGTTGGTCTCATCACTTACATGCGTACCGACTCAACTCGAGTGAGCGAAGAAGCGATAGCTGCTGTTCGTGGCTATATTGGGTCGAATTTTGGAACGGATTTTTTACCGGAGAAACCAAACTATTTTAAGACTAAGAAGAGCGCTCAAGAGGCGCATGAAGCGATTCGACCCACTTCGATGCAGTATCATCCTGATCAGGTAAAAAGCTTTTTAAAACCAGACCAATTCAAGCTTTATCAGCTAATTTGGGAGCGCTTTGTGGCCTCTCAGATGACACCCGCTCAGTACGATCAAACGCAAGTCGATATTGCAGCAGGCCGGCATACGCTTCGTGCAACCGGTTCGGTGTTGGTTTTTGAAGGTTTTCTAAGGGTTTATCGTGAACAGGTCGATGAAGACGATCGCGAGGCTCAAAGTGAGCAAAAGGAAGAAAAGACGCTTTTACCGGAATTGGCTCAAGGAGATCCCATTGATTTCAAGAATGTGGAAGCGCTTCAGCATTTCACTCAGCCTCCACCAAGGTTTACGGAAGCCAGTTTGGTTAAAGAGCTTGAAGATAAAGGCATCGGTCGCCCCTCGACGTACGCGAGTATTTTGTCCGTGATCCAAGATAAAGAATACGTTGAGAAAAAAGAAGGGCGCTTCTTTCCAACGGAACTCGGCTCTCTGGTAACCGACTTGTTGGTGGATTCGTTTCCTCAAATTATGGAAGTCGCTTTCACGGCTGGGATGGAAGAAAATTTAGATAAAATCGAAGAAGGTGCCGCTGATTGGAAACAAGTACTGAGGGCTTTTTACGAACCGTTTAAACAAACACTGCTGGGCGCTAAAGAATCCATGCGAGACGTCAAACGCATGGAGGAGCCAACGGATTTTGTTTGTTCGAAATGCGCTGAGCATAAGATGGTTGTGAAATGGGGAAAAACAGGCAGCTTTCTAGGTTGCTCAGGCTACCCTGCTTGTAAAAATACCATGGCATTTTCTCGGGTAGATGGAAACATTGTTCCTCTGGCAGAAGAAAAAACGGACTTGGCGTGTAAAACCTGCGAAGCACCCTTGGTGATTAAGCGCGGTAAATTTGGATCATTTTTGGGATGCAGCCGCTATCCAGAGTGTGCTTTTACGATGCCGATGCCGACGGGTGTTAAATGTCCTAAATCTGGCTGTCATGGGGAAGTCGCTGTCAAGCGAAGTCAAAAAGGCAAGGTTTTTTATGGCTGCAGCAATTATCCTTCTTGCGATTTTGTATCTTGGGATAAGCCGGTTAATTCGCCATGTCCAGTTTGCAATAATCTCTATCTCATCGAAAAAACTCTTCGCTCTGGAGCTCAGATAAAGTGTCCAAGCTGCGGATATCAAAAAAATTGA
- a CDS encoding alpha/beta hydrolase has protein sequence MGSSCNLVQLQKRYVERNVRQVGLQSQEIRLGEDTIRYWKGGKGPTLLLLHGFGADGTVAWESQILELAKHFHLIVPDLLWFGGSYSLKADFSVEHQARAIKNLLEHLQIQKTDVMGISYGGLVAMLLLAESPEQVGRAIFVASPGPVYNPQDYEELLERFQAKNPAEIILPRTHSGLKRLLDIAYRNPPWVPFFVQKDLIEYVQDNPEGQRTALLEDLVSNFTRVRHRLQIHPKHVLIVWGSDDTIFPLKIGKRLKDYFGAEAQLQVIEGARHAPNIEFNVEFNHIVLGFLK, from the coding sequence ATGGGTTCTTCTTGTAATTTAGTTCAATTGCAGAAGCGTTATGTTGAGCGCAATGTCCGTCAAGTGGGCCTTCAATCCCAAGAGATTCGATTGGGTGAAGATACGATCCGGTATTGGAAAGGCGGAAAAGGCCCGACTCTTCTATTGCTTCATGGATTTGGAGCAGATGGAACCGTTGCTTGGGAATCTCAAATTCTAGAATTAGCCAAACATTTTCACTTGATCGTGCCCGATTTGCTCTGGTTTGGAGGATCGTATTCGCTTAAGGCCGACTTTTCCGTAGAACATCAAGCTCGAGCGATTAAAAATCTCTTAGAACATCTGCAAATTCAAAAGACCGATGTGATGGGCATTTCGTACGGCGGCTTGGTGGCCATGCTATTGCTGGCAGAATCTCCGGAGCAAGTTGGAAGAGCTATTTTTGTTGCTTCGCCAGGACCTGTATATAATCCACAAGATTACGAGGAGCTGCTGGAGCGATTTCAAGCCAAAAATCCGGCTGAGATTATTCTCCCGCGGACTCATTCGGGGCTGAAACGATTGCTTGATATTGCTTATCGAAACCCACCGTGGGTTCCATTCTTTGTTCAAAAAGATTTGATCGAGTACGTTCAAGACAACCCAGAAGGTCAACGTACAGCTTTGTTGGAGGATTTGGTGTCCAACTTTACACGGGTTCGCCATCGTCTTCAGATACACCCCAAGCATGTGCTCATCGTTTGGGGGAGCGACGATACGATTTTTCCATTGAAGATCGGGAAACGATTAAAAGATTATTTTGGAGCAGAAGCTCAGCTTCAAGTGATTGAAGGAGCTCGGCACGCTCCCAATATTGAGTTTAATGTCGAATTTAATCACATTGTTTTGGGCTTTTTGAAGTGA
- a CDS encoding diguanylate cyclase produces MFKKNLSVSKQIALRIVFFGLALSAFVFSFLIPIQIKMDRKHAIEHAHMVSDAIASVYQTIERRDQAEAMSEIMLDFVGSSEVAFVRIMGAGNRVLYSSDPSQSTRKEAYEQGEKQVGTLLYVTKRISTHDARVKAIEVVMDLKAIQSESKLFLVKLAFSFWLVILILAAMIGWMTHGIVGVRLTRLISAMGTAEKGSFLVRAKVDNMDEVGILSVAFNKLLSALTRMQVREIEWEHDLQEAHEQLSIKARLEQANQSLKRRIQAQELLMDAAHQLGAILTKESLAGRLYSLLKERLGWADFGIYLLSPENQFVLEIGCGFLDTSAYKNLRFSFGEGITGTAGQEAKPILVNNILEDDRVLFRDRPEMPKGSLLSIPMLYQGRVIGVMSFFHEKAYAFDEQDVVMLDTLGALVSISLKNAQLYEETVQLATTDPLTGLMNRRAMERLIANEIIRSNRFDTPMTLLMIDVDHFKDYNDRMGHVMGDFVLKEIASCLQESVRKVDGVARFGGEEFCVILPQTGPDSGLEVAQKLRIAVRGLKVSGASGQPLKHLSVSIGVAWYPDQLESNLIAAADRALYQAKRAGRDRVVLRT; encoded by the coding sequence ATGTTTAAAAAAAATCTGTCTGTTTCTAAGCAAATAGCGCTTCGAATCGTTTTTTTTGGTTTAGCGCTTTCTGCTTTTGTTTTTTCATTCTTGATTCCAATCCAGATCAAGATGGATCGGAAACATGCGATTGAGCATGCTCATATGGTTTCTGATGCGATCGCTTCCGTTTACCAGACGATCGAGCGGCGTGATCAAGCAGAGGCGATGAGCGAAATTATGCTCGATTTCGTCGGCTCCTCGGAAGTGGCGTTTGTCCGAATTATGGGCGCAGGGAACCGTGTGCTCTACAGCAGTGATCCGAGTCAGAGTACTCGAAAGGAAGCTTACGAGCAGGGCGAAAAGCAAGTGGGAACACTTCTATACGTTACAAAACGTATTTCAACCCACGATGCCAGAGTCAAAGCCATCGAAGTGGTGATGGATTTAAAAGCGATCCAATCCGAATCAAAGCTATTCTTAGTGAAGCTAGCCTTCTCGTTTTGGCTGGTGATCCTTATTTTGGCTGCCATGATTGGCTGGATGACTCATGGGATTGTCGGAGTTCGATTAACTCGCTTGATCTCAGCCATGGGCACGGCCGAAAAGGGATCTTTTCTGGTGCGCGCCAAAGTGGATAACATGGATGAGGTCGGTATCCTGAGCGTCGCGTTCAATAAACTTTTATCTGCTCTGACACGCATGCAGGTGCGAGAAATCGAGTGGGAACATGACTTACAAGAGGCCCATGAGCAACTTTCCATCAAAGCCCGCCTAGAGCAAGCGAACCAAAGTCTGAAGCGGCGTATTCAAGCGCAAGAATTGTTAATGGACGCCGCTCATCAATTAGGGGCTATTTTAACAAAGGAGTCTTTAGCTGGGCGGCTATACAGCTTGTTGAAGGAAAGGCTTGGATGGGCTGATTTTGGAATCTATTTGCTGTCACCGGAGAATCAATTTGTTCTTGAAATAGGGTGTGGATTTCTGGACACATCCGCCTATAAAAATTTGCGTTTTTCGTTTGGAGAAGGAATTACCGGTACGGCCGGTCAAGAAGCAAAGCCCATTTTGGTGAATAACATTTTGGAAGACGATCGGGTCCTTTTCAGGGACAGACCTGAAATGCCTAAAGGCTCTCTTTTGTCGATTCCTATGTTGTATCAAGGAAGAGTCATTGGCGTGATGAGCTTTTTTCATGAAAAGGCTTATGCCTTTGATGAACAAGACGTCGTGATGTTGGATACCTTAGGAGCTTTGGTTTCGATATCGCTTAAAAATGCACAGCTTTACGAGGAAACGGTTCAACTCGCTACGACCGATCCTTTGACGGGGCTTATGAATCGCCGAGCCATGGAACGATTGATTGCGAATGAAATCATTCGTTCCAATCGCTTTGACACTCCGATGACTTTGTTGATGATCGATGTCGATCATTTCAAGGACTATAACGATCGAATGGGGCATGTCATGGGAGATTTCGTGTTGAAGGAAATAGCCAGTTGCTTACAAGAGTCGGTCCGAAAAGTGGATGGGGTGGCACGCTTTGGAGGAGAGGAGTTTTGTGTTATTCTACCGCAAACTGGCCCGGACTCCGGGCTCGAGGTGGCTCAGAAATTAAGAATAGCCGTTCGAGGATTGAAGGTGTCCGGTGCTTCGGGGCAGCCTTTGAAGCATCTTTCGGTGTCCATTGGAGTGGCTTGGTATCCTGATCAATTGGAGTCGAATCTAATTGCTGCTGCGGATCGGGCTCTTTATCAAGCCAAGCGAGCTGGCCGCGATCGGGTTGTTTTAAGAACATGA
- a CDS encoding helix-hairpin-helix domain-containing protein — protein MFLLGVLLSFQLIDLNQASVKQLMTVEGIGQKMAERMLEHRHEKGGFSRLEDLMLIPGMKAKLFEKIKTQITVGRFSKARQAIQKNDSMADSELHELFKEHSAEPSIQKVQEEALRYANAHPQQLRNWISRARKAHWLPRLETGFSPHFGRWVSSRDRPGDLDELSARQGHEWRFQVRFEWHLNHLVFNREELSVGHEFSRQSLMRERILRKVNETYFDRRRLQLQIKLNGFSDASSKMEAQIKTEELTAELDGFTGGWFSQQLDR, from the coding sequence GTGTTCTTACTTGGAGTTTTACTTTCTTTTCAACTGATTGATTTAAATCAAGCCTCTGTAAAGCAATTGATGACGGTTGAAGGCATCGGTCAAAAAATGGCTGAACGAATGCTGGAACACCGGCATGAAAAGGGAGGTTTCAGCCGCCTTGAAGACTTGATGTTGATTCCAGGTATGAAAGCCAAGCTTTTCGAGAAAATTAAAACCCAAATCACGGTAGGGCGTTTTTCCAAAGCTCGTCAAGCGATCCAAAAAAATGACTCGATGGCAGATTCAGAACTTCATGAGTTGTTCAAAGAACATTCAGCAGAACCTTCGATTCAAAAAGTCCAAGAAGAAGCCTTGCGTTATGCAAATGCGCATCCGCAGCAGCTTCGCAACTGGATTTCCAGGGCTCGCAAAGCTCATTGGTTACCCCGCCTTGAAACAGGGTTTTCTCCTCATTTTGGGCGTTGGGTTTCTAGTCGCGATAGACCCGGAGATCTCGACGAACTGAGTGCTCGTCAAGGACACGAGTGGCGTTTTCAGGTGCGGTTTGAATGGCATTTGAATCATTTGGTTTTTAATCGTGAGGAGCTTTCTGTGGGACATGAATTTTCACGTCAGTCCTTGATGCGAGAGCGAATCTTACGCAAAGTTAACGAAACTTACTTTGATCGACGAAGATTGCAGCTTCAAATCAAGCTGAATGGATTTTCAGATGCATCAAGCAAAATGGAAGCTCAAATTAAAACGGAGGAATTGACGGCTGAATTGGATGGCTTTACGGGAGGCTGGTTTAGTCAACAGCTAGACCGCTGA
- a CDS encoding DNA polymerase I: protein MTMKEPVYIIDGSGYIFRAYYAIRPLTSKRGVPTNAVYGFMTLLQKLLKEHRPKYLAIAFDPGGKNFRHELYADYKANRPPVPPDLVPQFALIQRLVDAFAIKQYRKPGFEADDLIGTLTKRSLEAGHPVVIVTGDKDMMQLVDDRVCLLDELRALRTGSEQFIRAPQVIEKFGVPPHQVIDVLALAGDASDHVPGVRGIGEKTAAELVREHGRLESILNYAPLMTQKSRREKLMRDSDMARLSKQLVTIDCAVDLDFCLEDMQSRDPHWEVLENLFEELDFKKSARSVQKQEPEMKLDASRLGVFEGVRSSESSENLGLVAYDAKRSLKCGQISGDPMIASYLLNPDAKHELDALFENHLGRIPDSAQEKAIGVLKLTQILEAQLQQEGLWELYDTLEIPLENLLAKIEANGIKLDFHLLQEMSQQFGARLRNLEDEAHRLAGLSFNLGSPKQVADVLFNRLQYQSLRKTKTSQSTDADVLEELAQQYPLPKLLLEHRMLSKLKGTYIDALPRLADPTTGRIHTVFNQAVAATGRLSSSDPNLQNIPIRTQEGKRIREAFIASPGFRLASLDYSQIELRVLAHVTEDPVLLESFAQDQDVHVRTASEIFDLKLEHVSSEQRRIAKTINFGLLYGMGAYKLSETLNLSRADATIYLKKYQERYSGIYLWHHKLLEQAKREGLVKTLLGRRRFVQDLNSENRMLAARAERIAINTPIQGSAADIVKKAMLDVDRYLEAKFPQVKILLQVHDELVLEVPEPIAQEVVFEVAKIMEGAVQLKVPMKVQSGIATNWAAAHS, encoded by the coding sequence ATGACAATGAAAGAACCGGTCTATATCATTGACGGCTCAGGCTATATTTTTCGAGCCTATTACGCGATTCGGCCTCTGACTTCGAAACGAGGCGTTCCAACCAATGCGGTCTATGGCTTTATGACTCTGTTGCAAAAGCTTTTGAAAGAGCATCGGCCGAAATATCTGGCCATTGCTTTTGACCCCGGGGGAAAGAATTTTCGTCACGAGCTTTACGCGGACTACAAGGCGAATCGCCCGCCCGTGCCTCCCGATTTGGTCCCGCAGTTTGCCCTCATTCAACGCTTGGTGGATGCTTTTGCGATTAAGCAGTATCGCAAACCAGGTTTTGAAGCGGATGATTTAATCGGAACATTGACCAAGCGCTCTTTGGAAGCCGGTCACCCAGTTGTGATTGTAACGGGCGACAAAGATATGATGCAGTTGGTGGACGATCGGGTTTGTTTGCTGGATGAACTTCGTGCTTTGAGGACTGGATCCGAGCAATTTATTCGAGCTCCTCAAGTAATTGAAAAATTTGGAGTGCCTCCGCATCAGGTGATCGATGTTTTGGCGCTTGCTGGAGATGCATCGGATCACGTGCCTGGGGTCCGAGGCATTGGTGAAAAAACGGCGGCTGAACTGGTTCGAGAGCATGGCCGGCTTGAATCGATTTTAAACTACGCACCTTTGATGACTCAGAAATCAAGGCGTGAAAAATTGATGAGAGACAGCGATATGGCTCGTTTAAGCAAACAACTGGTGACGATTGATTGTGCCGTGGATTTGGACTTTTGCTTAGAGGATATGCAAAGCCGAGATCCGCATTGGGAGGTTCTGGAAAATTTATTCGAAGAACTCGATTTCAAAAAAAGTGCTCGATCGGTTCAGAAACAAGAGCCTGAAATGAAGCTGGATGCTTCTCGATTGGGGGTATTTGAAGGAGTGCGAAGCTCGGAATCCTCTGAAAATCTTGGACTGGTGGCTTACGATGCCAAGCGAAGCTTGAAATGCGGACAGATTTCTGGAGATCCGATGATTGCTTCGTATCTTTTGAATCCGGATGCAAAGCACGAACTGGATGCACTATTTGAGAATCACCTTGGCCGAATTCCAGATAGCGCTCAAGAAAAAGCGATCGGCGTTCTGAAATTGACTCAAATTTTAGAGGCACAACTTCAGCAAGAAGGGCTCTGGGAGCTTTATGACACCCTTGAGATTCCATTGGAGAATCTCCTCGCCAAGATTGAGGCAAACGGGATTAAACTTGATTTTCATTTACTTCAAGAGATGAGCCAACAATTCGGTGCTAGACTCCGAAATCTTGAGGATGAAGCGCACCGCTTGGCGGGCCTTTCTTTCAATCTGGGAAGCCCCAAACAAGTGGCTGATGTTTTGTTTAACCGGCTTCAATACCAGTCTTTGCGCAAGACCAAGACCAGCCAATCAACAGACGCGGATGTCTTGGAAGAGCTGGCTCAGCAGTATCCTTTGCCCAAATTATTGCTTGAGCACCGCATGCTTTCAAAGCTTAAAGGGACTTATATTGACGCTCTTCCTCGTTTGGCGGACCCAACAACGGGACGTATCCATACTGTATTTAACCAGGCTGTAGCTGCTACAGGACGCTTAAGTTCCAGCGACCCCAACTTGCAAAATATTCCGATTCGAACGCAGGAGGGCAAACGAATTCGAGAAGCGTTTATAGCTTCTCCAGGCTTTCGATTGGCCTCGTTGGATTATTCTCAGATCGAGCTCAGAGTTCTTGCCCACGTTACAGAAGATCCGGTTTTATTGGAATCGTTTGCTCAAGATCAAGATGTGCACGTTCGAACCGCGAGCGAAATTTTTGATCTTAAACTGGAGCATGTCAGCTCAGAGCAGCGACGAATCGCTAAGACGATCAATTTTGGGCTTTTGTATGGAATGGGTGCCTATAAGCTGAGTGAGACTCTGAATTTATCCCGAGCAGATGCCACAATCTATTTGAAAAAATACCAAGAGCGGTACTCAGGCATCTATTTATGGCATCACAAACTTCTAGAGCAAGCCAAGCGCGAGGGGTTGGTGAAAACGCTTTTAGGTCGAAGGCGCTTTGTTCAGGATTTAAATTCCGAAAATCGCATGCTTGCCGCTCGGGCCGAGCGCATTGCCATCAACACACCGATTCAAGGTAGCGCTGCTGATATTGTGAAAAAAGCGATGCTGGATGTGGACCGATATCTCGAGGCGAAGTTCCCTCAAGTCAAGATATTGCTTCAGGTGCATGACGAGCTGGTGTTGGAAGTGCCAGAGCCGATCGCGCAAGAAGTGGTGTTTGAGGTTGCCAAGATCATGGAAGGAGCGGTTCAACTCAAAGTTCCCATGAAGGTTCAAAGTGGAATTGCAACAAACTGGGCTGCTGCGCATTCGTAA
- a CDS encoding NADH-quinone oxidoreductase subunit C has translation MIAIPSHKMGPFLDFMGLRSNDSFISYASYSSVEPPFFEHPADIQPLSCDISEDSLLKSLETQEPKVLLDLFAIDQHTHLLLRYEFDSLRLTIPVPDHLHMPSLTDRFKSACWLERECFDLFGIVFEGHRNLKRLLLYPEFTGYPLRKTYPWTKAQPLVPHHAR, from the coding sequence ATGATCGCCATTCCATCTCATAAAATGGGTCCATTTTTGGATTTCATGGGTCTTCGTTCAAACGATTCCTTCATCTCCTATGCATCTTATTCCAGCGTAGAGCCCCCCTTTTTCGAGCATCCTGCAGACATTCAACCCCTCTCTTGCGATATCTCGGAAGATTCTCTCTTGAAGAGCCTGGAAACTCAAGAACCGAAAGTACTCCTGGACCTTTTCGCGATTGATCAACACACTCATTTGCTGCTTCGATATGAATTTGATTCCCTTCGCTTAACCATACCAGTCCCCGATCATTTACACATGCCAAGTCTCACGGACCGCTTTAAAAGTGCCTGCTGGCTTGAAAGAGAGTGCTTTGATCTCTTTGGCATTGTGTTTGAAGGGCATCGAAATTTAAAACGCTTGCTTTTGTATCCCGAATTCACAGGATACCCCCTTCGAAAGACCTATCCATGGACAAAAGCTCAGCCTTTGGTGCCTCACCATGCAAGATGA